A single Drechmeria coniospora strain ARSEF 6962 chromosome 03, whole genome shotgun sequence DNA region contains:
- a CDS encoding inner membrane transport protein yeiJ, with the protein MPHSTKQVLLKHLFGGARAILTTPARAPRLLAAAGDAMPKYSYAYQLCVRVPAMHSGYLRSKPSRRGGSKGSLPPHDWLASSAVSALPHGPSIPWAAFVGPERSRRTRVQKSRLAHDALSLSLLRSFARSYVSPAVSSPSCTQSGSRLSRSRFTRLLISPALPFRVVSSSGISFRMAHNDTVVPVNADGTTTDTHMAPAHEHRHEVPAGLDRNPDPALDPANQHRHPHRHHSPRVDAAGHVDAVYTTGTTFDPTLIPTQNHVMDGHGADGKMPIGTPPDYSDHEKARELHAVDHASTSPPSRFARLGPIYCHRRIILHLLIFKFATSIWIASLVLHSHDKNWVVPFLVWLCISLRMLFFHVPIRYVSDPIHWLWQRTAVAIYDRIPPKLRTPCGAFVTVAAIVAGTFASEELGDNNRANRAISLFGMAVIIFCFWLTSAARSRVNWRTVIGGMLAQYVIGLFVLRTTVGYDIFRFIADRAGNLLGFASEGVTFLTEKKVAALPYFFIGVIPAIIFFISLVQVLYHIGFLQWFIVKFATFVFWALGVSGAEAVVAAATPFIGQGESAMLVRPFVPHMTKAEIHQIMTCGFATISGSVLVGYIGLGLNAEALVSSCIMSIPASLAISKLRYPETEETLTAGRVVIPDDDEHKAENALHAFANGAWLGIKIGGTIIASLLCILAAVGLINGLLTWVGRYLNINDPTLTLQTILTYPMWVVSFLLGVPREDGDIYKVARLIAEKIITNEYNAFKALTSEPYYAKLSPRSRLIATYALCGFGNIGSLGIQIGILGQLAPSRGGEVSRLALSALISGVMSTMTSATVAGLVVTSQITQFTAAPTPGA; encoded by the exons ATGCCGCATTCTACCAAACAGGTATTACTGAAGCACC TGTTTGGCGGTGCGCGCGCGATCCTGACCACCCCTGCTCGGGCACCCCGTCTGCTTGCTGCTGCGGGGGACGCTATGCCCAAGTACTCGTATGCGTACCAACTGTGCGTCCGagtac CGGCCATGCATTCGGGGTACCTTCGTTCGAAGCCCTCACGACGGGGTGGATCGAAAGGCTCGCTTCCCCCCCATGACTGGCTTGCCTCCTCTGCCGTCTCCGCATTGCCCCATGGCCCATCCATCCCATGGGCCGCCTTCGTTGGACCGGAGCggtcgaggcggacgagggtACAAAAAAGTCGCCTGGCCCACGAtgcgctctcgctctcgcttcTCCGTTCCTTCGCTCGTTCGTACGTCTCGCCCGCCgtttcgtcgccgtcgtgtaCAC AATCGGGTAGTCGCCTGTCGCGCTCTCGATTCACCCGGCTTCTAATTTCGCCTGCCCTCCCCTTCCGAGTCgtcagcagcagcggcatcTCCTTCCGCATGGCTCACAACGACACCGTCGTCCCCGTCAACGCCGACGGGACGACGACCGACACGCACATGGCGCCGGCCCACGAGCACCGGCACGAGGTCCCGGCCGGCTTGGATCGCAATCCCGACCCGGCCCTCGATCCTGCCAACCAGCATCGTCACCCGCACAGGCACCACTCGCCGCGTGTGGACGCTGCCGGccacgtcgatgccgtctACACCACCGGCACCACGTTCGACCCGACCCTCATCCCGACCCAGAATCACGTCAtggacggccacggcgccgacggcaagatgCCCATCGGCACCCCGCCCGACTACAGCGACCATGAGAAGGCGCGAGAGCTTCACGCGGTGGACCACGCTTCCACCTCCCCGCCCTCGCGCTTTGCCCGTCTCGGGCCCATCTACTGCCACCGCCGCATCATATTGCACCTCCTCATCTTCAAGTTCGCCACGAGCATCTGGatcgcctccctcgtcctTCACAGCCACGACAAGAACTGGGTCGTCCCCTTCCTCGTTTGGCTCTGCATCAGTCTCCGTATGCTCTTCTTCCACGTCCCCATCCGTTACGTCTCCGATCCCATCCACTGGCTCTGGCAacgcaccgccgtcgccatctaTGACCGCATCCCTCCCAAGCTCCGGACGCCGTGCGGTGccttcgtcaccgtcgcggccatcgtcgccggcaccttCGCCTCCGAGGAGTTGGGCGACAACAACCGGGCCAATCGGGCCATCAGCTTGTTCGGCATGGCCGTCATCATCTTCTGCTTCTGGCTGACGAGCGCGGCCCGCAGCCGCGTCAACTGGCGTACCGTCATTGGCGGCATGCTTGCCCAGTACGTCATCGGTCTCTTCGTCCTCCGCACGACGGTCGGCTACGACATCTTCCGCTTCATCGCCGATCGCGCAGGCAACCTGCTCGGTTTCGCCTCCGAAGGTGTTACCTTTCTCACGGAAAAAAAGGTGGCGGCCCTTCCGTATTTCTTCATCGGCGTCATTCCCGCCATCATCTTCTTCATCTCTCTCGTCCAAGTCCTCTACCACATAGGCTTCCTTCAGTGGTTCATCGTCAAGTTCGCCACCTTTGTCTTCTGGGCCCTCGGAGTgtccggcgccgaggccgtcgtggcggccGCGACCCCCTTCATCGGCCAGGGCGAATCCGCCATGCTCGTCCGGCCGTTCGTCCCTCACATGACCAAGGCCGAGATACACCAGATCATGACTTGCGGTTTCGCCACCATCTCCggctccgtcctcgtcggctacatcggcctcggcctcaacGCCGAGGCTCTCGTCTCTTCCTGCATCATGTCCATCCCAGCCTCCCTCGCCATCTCGAAGCTGCGATACCCCGAGACGGAGGAGACGCTGAcggccggccgcgtcgtcatccccgacgacgacgagcacaaAGCCGAGAATGCGCTCCACGCCTTCGCCAACGGAGCTTGGCTGGGCATCAAGATTGGCGGCACCATCATCGCATCGCTCCTctgcatcctcgccgccgtcggacTCATCAACGGCCTCCTCACTTGGGTCGGCAGGTACCTCAACATCAACGATCCGACCCTGACGCTGCAGACCATCTTGACTTACCCCATGTGGGTTGtctccttcctcctcggcgttcCGCGAGAGGATGGCGACATATACAAGGTGGCGAGGCTGATTGCCGAGAAAATCATTACC AACGAGTACAATGCGTTCAAGGCGCTTACCTCCGAACCATACTATGCAAAGCTCTCACCGCGCTCTCGGCTCATCGCTACTTATGCCCTCTGCGGCTTCGGAAACATCGGCTCTCTGGGCATCCAgatcggcatcctcggccagctcgcgcCCTCGCGCGGTGGCGAAGTTTCGAGGTTGGCCCTGTCCGCCCTGATCTCGGGCGTCATGTCGACCATGACGtcggccaccgtcgccggcctcgtcgtcacctcCCAAATCACACAATTTACTGCTGCCCCGACACCTGGGGCCTAG
- a CDS encoding putative glucan endo-1,3-beta-glucosidase eglC, whose translation MRFTSSLLASTLAVGASASGNYLGFNSGATFADRSAKFKADFEAEFKTAQNLAGSPGTFNTVRLYTNIQAYSQDDPIEAFEAAIDTKTSILLGVWTSGVDNIDKELSALKKAVAKYGDKFIDLVIGISIGSEDLYRNSVTGVKNKSGVGNSPEAIAGFISDFKKTFSGNALGKVPVGHVDTWDVWGNATNKAVLDAVDWVGVDEYPYYENGKGNNIKNAGHLFDKAYEETKKAVGGKPVWVTETGWPYTGPDWDEAVASVENAKFYWDEIGCRKLFNKTPTFWYTLRDSNPDNKMKFAITDNLSTTPRFNLTCPTKFVTDDEVDSSTATASHTGTQTHVAAPTGTGAHSSPSSSPSSGSGSSGSSSSGSGSSGSSSGSGSGSGSNPGSSGSNSGSNAGSGSSTTTSGASMQKVTSVTLVGVALFAGVLALF comes from the coding sequence ATGCGTTTcacctcctccctcctcgcgagcaccctcgccgtcggcgcttcCGCCTCGGGTAACTATCTCGGCTTCAACTCGGGCGCCACCTTCGCCGACCGGAGTGCCAAGTTTAAGGCCGACTTCGAGGCCGAGTTCAAGACTGCTCAGAACCTCGCCGGCTCGCCCGGCACCTTCAACACGGTCCGGCTGTACACGAACATCCAGGCCTACTCGCAGGATGACCCCATCGAGGCTTtcgaggccgccatcgacaccAAAACCTCCATCCTTCTTGGTGTCTGGACCTCGGGCGTCGACAACATCGACAAGGAGCTCAGCGCGCTGAAGAAGGCCGTCGCCAAGTACGGCGACAAGTtcatcgacctcgtcatcggcatctCCATCGGCAGCGAGGACCTCTACCGCAACTCGGTCACCGGCGTCAAGAACAAgtccggcgtcggcaactcgcccgaggccatcgccggctTCATCTCCGACTTCAAGAAGACCTTTTCCGGCAACGCCCTCGGCAAGGTTcccgtcggccacgtcgacacCTGGGATGTCTGGGGCAATGCCACCAACaaggccgtcctcgacgccgtcgactggGTCGGTGTTGACGAGTACCCCTACTACGAGAACGGCAAGGGCAACAACATCAAGAACGCCGGCCACCTCTTCGACAAGGCTTACGAAGAGACCAAGAAGGCCGTCGGTGGCAAGCCCGTCTGGGTCACCGAGACCGGCTGGCCCTACACCGGCCCCGATTGGGACGAGGCCGTGGCGAGCGTCGAGAATGCCAAGTTCTACTGGGACGAGATTGGCTGCCGCAAGCTCTTCAACAAGACTCCTACCTTCTGGTACACCCTGCGCGACTCCAACCCGGACAACAAGATGAAGTTTGCCATTACCGATAACCTCTCGACCACGCCCCGCTTCAACCTCACCTGCCCTACCAAGTTCGTGACggatgacgaggtcgacTCTTCGACTGCCACCGCTTCCCACACCGGCACCCAGACGCACGTGGCCGCTCCAACGGGCACTGGTGCCCACTCGAGCCCGAGCTCCAGCCCGAGCTCCGGCTCCGGTAGCTCCGGCTCCAGcagctccggctccggcagcTCCGGCTCcagctccggctccggctccggctccggctccaaCCCTGGCTCCAGTGGCTCCAACTCTGGCTCCAACGCCGGTTCGGGCTCCTCGACTACCACCAGCGGCGCTTCGATGCAAAAGGTAACCAGCGTCACCCTTGTCGGCGTCGCGCTCTTTGCCGGCGTCCTAGCCCTGTTCTAA